ATTTATTAATTAAAAAATTTTATTATTTTTATTTTAGCCCTCGGCTTATGTACAGAATAAAGTTATAATTTTATTTATGCAGGTGGGGGAAGGTTTAAGGAAGGGGACCTCGGGGCAAGAGTGGGTATGGATCCTCTTTGTCTTTTGTATTTTACCTACCAAAGTTTTTGCTCTCGAAGTCAACGGTAATATCTCTTCCGATACCACATGGTCAGCAAGCGATAGCCCGGTCAACATCAATGTAAGCAACTTTGAAGTTGAAAGCGGTGCAACACTTACCATCGATGCTGGGGTGACGGTTCGTGTCCCATCAAGCGGTCATATCACGATCACGGGCACCCTGGTTGCCAATGGCACCTCATCACAAAATATCACTTTTACCCCTCAATCGGGAACATGGGAATATATCGACTTTACCAATAGCGCATGCACTCCCAACAATAATGCAATTTATTGGACCAATTTTAACAGCATGTCCTACGATTCTGTCTCACCCTTCATTGTTTCCAATACCAATTTAACAATGGAAAATAGTGCGATCACGGCAACAGGCTCTGCCATCTATTTAGTGAGAACCTACGCCAATCACATTATCAATCAATGCGATGGATCTGTAATCTTACGCAACAATCAACTCAACTTTACCACCAGCAGTTCGTCAAGTTATCGCAGTGCTGCTATTTATATTGACGGCACCGATTTAACTTTGAGTGGCAACACCATCACCGTCACTTCCAGTGGTACTTCAGGGATTGCAGGAGTGTATCTGAATAGCAGTAATACTTTAGGTTATAATGTTAGTATTGATTCCAACACCATCAATGTCGAAGCTACCAACAGCTCGATGGAATACACCTCAGGGATTTATTTTAATTCGGGCGCTTCTGGAAATCCCACCAACAATACACTTACGATTCAAGGTAAAGCCATCACTTATGGAATCTATAAGGGAAGCGGATCTATTTCGGGCAATACCCTCACGGTGAGTTCGAATAGTTCGAGAGGCACCTATACCTATGGAATCTACTCTAGTTCCGCGTCTCAAGACGATTCCGTCAGCAATAATCAGGTTACTGTAAGTGCAGCCAATGGAAATACCTATGGTATTTATGGGCAAGCTTCTACTTTTTCAAAAAATCGCGTCATTGCAAATTTGAATTTATCTGGAAGCTACGGAAGCCTTTCGGGAATTTACAATAGGTATTATGCCACGACGATTATCAATAATAGTGTATCTCTGGGTACCACGGATGCCAGCATTTACACATGTGGGATTTGCGTAGGGACTCATTATGCAGAACACACTCTAACCATAAAAAATAATGCCTTAATGGGTGATGGCGGCACACATTCAACCGGGATTTACAATGGTAGTGAAAATGTCACCGCTAATAATACTTATAACTTAGTATATAACTTTGCCACAGCCTATGATGGCACAAGTGCTGGAACCGGCTCGCTTTCAAGTGATCCACTGTTTGTGGATGCAGATTCTGATTTACGTTTACAAGAAGGCTCTCCGGCCATTGATGCAGGCGATTGGGATGACGATGTTGGAAGTGAACCCGCCAATCATGGTGGTCGAATTAATATGGGTGCCGATGGTGGCATGAGTTCTGCTCGAAATTCTTCGGTAAGAATTATTGCACCAGAAATTACCACAAATGATGGCAATGATTATTCGACAACCAATCCAAGCATTACCCTCACCGGTCGCACCGCAAAAACAACGACCACGATACTTCTCAATGGTAGCGTCATCAGCACAGAAGACTTAACCCTTGAATATACGGCAGGAGAAAGCTCGTGGACCTATTCCGGAACACTCACCGAAGGACTCAATACTTTTTCTTTTACAGCAAGAGACCAAGACGACAATACGAGTAATGCTGCCAGTATTAATATAACCTATACAATAGACGCTTCACCTAGCCCAACTCCAACCCCAACTCCCGAACCCACCGAAACACCAGAAACCCCTGATAACCCTGAAACCCCTGATACTCCAGGGACACCCGGCACTGAAGGAGAAGACGGAGGCTCGCAAATGGACGCCACCAGCGCGGCAGGTGGATGCTCACTAGCAAATCCTGTTCATGAATTTGAACCCTCAATGTTTTGGCTTGTCTTTACCTTGGCTGCTTTTCTCTTTTCATCTCTTCGAGAATCCACTATTGAATGGCCTTATGAGAAAAATCCCCGCAGTGATGGCCACTCAACACCCCGATAATTCCCACCCTCCACATTGGGGCCATGCCCCCTTTATTTCAACCCTGCATGAAATCGAAGAATGTTACCATGTCTTCTCTGATTTAGAATGCGACGAATACATGTGGGACTGGGAAGGCAAATTTGTCGACGAAGCGGTCATCGATCGCCTGTTCAATGTTTACAGCGAATATTTTGGCAAGCATCAATTAGGAAAAGAAAAATTTCTCACCTTTCGTATCCCCAATTTATGGAACGAAAAAGGCATGCGGGTAGCCCGTGCCTTCATGAGCATCATCACGGCCGCTCATATTGCCAAAGAATATAAAGTACACTGCCCCCCACTTTTTGAAGTGATCTTGCCCATGACCACTAAGGCAGAACAACTGCTCACCATTTTGAAAAAATTTAATCAAAGCATTCTTTATGAACGGTCTATTTTTGAAAAGGCATCTATCCCCAAAAATCATTTAGAAATGATCCCCCTAATTGAAGGTAGTGTGACGCTGATGGAGTCGCACAAAATTCTCACTCAATACGTAAAAGGGCACCAAGCTTTGTATGGTTTTAAGCCTAAATACTTACGCCCTTTCATCGCCCGCTCCGACCCAGCCCTCGACGCAGGCTTTATTCCCGCCACCCTTTCGGCACGAGCCGCCATTAGTGAATATTATCGCTTTGCTGAAGAATCAAAAATTCATGTCTTTCCTATTCTAGGCGTAGGCGGTGGCCATTTTCGCGGTGGTTTATCCCCTTACACAATTGAACGTTTCTTAGAACTTTATGGCGGCATTCGCACCGTAACTTTACAATCCGCTTTCATCTACGATCACCCCCTAACAACCGTAAAAGCTGCCATTCACAGGCTAAAAGCTGCCTTACCGCGCAGTCGCCCGACACGTTTTACCAATTCAGAATTAAAAACCATTTTTAAGTTGAGTGAAATTTTTTCTGATCAATACCGCCCGGTTGTGCAAAGCTTAGCAACTATGATCAACGATATTGCCCGTTATATTCCACGCCATCGCGAGCGTATCGCTCATACCGGCCATTTTGGTTATTCGCGCAAGGTAGGAAGTCAGCAAGTCAATCTCCCCCGGGCCATAACTTTTGCCGGTGTCTTTTATTCATTGGGCATTCCACCCATGTTTATTGGCTCCGGCCGAGGTTTAAAAGAAATCATCAAACGAGGCTTTGAAAAAGATTTTCAAAAATTTATTCCTGGTTTGGAGCGCGATTTTGTTACGGCTGGCTTTTTTCTCAATCGTGAAAATCTAAAGTTTCTGGGCAAAAAAAATATGGCCTGGCAAGCCATTGAAAAAGACATTGCCTTTATCGAAGAATATTTAGGGGTCAAGTTAGGCCCTGCCCGTTCCGAACATTTTATTCATCGCAATTTAACCAGCAATATCTACCATTATTGGAAACAAGCCAAAGAAAAAGAAATCCCAGAAGAAATCCTCCACGCCGCTAGGGTGAGAAGATTCATTGGATAATAATGATATTTGAAAATTTTGTAATGCCTCAGCTTTAGGGGTTTAGCTTTCCGAAACCCTTTGCGCGAGAGCGACGAGTCATGAGCGCTTAAAAAACATATGGTTTGTAGAAGTTAGGGTATGACCAGAGGGAATACACTAACTTCCAAACAAACCAATGTTTTTTAAGTGCGAATACGAGGAGCGGAGCGCGGGTTGAGGAAAGTTAAACCCCTAAAGCTGAGGCATTACAAAATTTTAATAATATTATTTGTCATCTCTGCTTTACTTCATTAGTATCCATCTTTTACTAAACCTCATGAAGGAAGGAGTTTTCATGGAAAATCCAAATACCACTGGGGCCGAATCAGCAGAAACCCTAGTTGTTGTTTCGAGGGTGAAAAAATTTGTTCGTGATCAGTCTGGCCTTAACACCAGCCAATGCACCATTGACGCACTTTCTAACCTGGTCTCCCAGGCAATTGAAAAGGCCATTGGAAATGCCAAGAATGACGGTCGCAAAACCGTTATGGGCAGAGATTTTGGCGCCTAATTCTAGCACCTAACCTACAAGGCCGCTGACTTTTTTGAGTTTAGGCGCCTGAAAGCTTTCAAATTTAGCCAGCAGCAATTTTGGGTCTTTATCAATAAGTAGTAAGGCATGGTGCTTTTTCTTGATGAACTGTTCACCCACGGCATGCTTTAAAAATTCCACTAACTTGTCATAATAATGAGCGACATTTAACAACCCACAGGGTTTGATATGCAGCCCGAGTTGTGCCCAGGTAAGAATTTCAAATAATTCTTCAAAGGTACCAAGCCCGCCCGGCAAGGCAATAAAGCCATCCGAAAGCTCAGTCATGAGCGCTTTGCGAGCGTGCATTGATTCTACGACTTTGAGATCAGATAAATTGGGGTGCGCGATTTCTTTTTTCGCCAATACCTTGGGAATAATCCCAATAACTTCCCCCCCTACCTCCAAAGCAGCATCAGCCACCTCTCCCATCATCCCAATGCTAGCCCCACCATAAACCAACCCTATGCCTTCTTCGGCCAAGAGCGTTCCAATTTGACGAGCAGCTTTTAAGTAGGCTGGGTTTGTCCCCGGGTTTGACCCACAAAATACACAAATTCGTTTCATTAAGGTCCCAAAAAACCTTTCTTTTAAGTTTGGCCCTTCTTTAAATTATACCGAAATCACCCCCAACAGGCAAATGCTATTAATGTATTGAAATTATTAGGTTTATTTTAAAAAGTTTTTTGAAAAGTCGGCTGAGGCTGGAAGGGGTTTGTCCCTGTCGCTTCGCTCAGGGTAAACTCCGGCTTTCACCTCTATGGCTATATAACCGTGAAAGCCGAGACTTTGAGTGCGCCCAGGGGCCGTAACCCCTGGGCGACACGGACCCCTGGAAGCCTCTGCCGACTTTTCAAAAAACTTTTTAAAATAAACTATTTATCAAGCTGCCAGGCAATTTGTTCAGCGTTGTAAATGTATTCATGAATATCTTTATTCTGTTTCAAAAATAATTCCCGGGCATCTTTGATTGACTGAACAAACTTAAAGGGAAGCTCCCCCCCAAAAAATTCTTTGTCTTTCTCGTATTGCGCAACAGGCAATATATAAAATCGATGCCTACCCTCTTCATAAGGGTCATAAACCCAGGTTAAGTAATAGCCACTCTGCTTGATCTTCGCTAGCCCCCCAACTTTTTCCAACACAACTTTTACCATCGCCGCCCCATCTCGATAACGATCCCGCTGATTCGAAACAAAATTGCCTAACGAATTAACCACCAATACTTCTTTACCTTTGTGATTAAACTTTTCCATTTTCTGCAACACATGAGGATGAGAACCCATCACCCAATCGGCCCCTTCGTCTAAACAAAATTGAGCCAAATCTTTTTGTTCTTGATTAGGCTCACGCTGATATTCCACCCCCCAATGAAAAAACACGATGATTTTATCAGGCAATTTTAGTTTAGCTAGGGTCAGGTCTTTTTTTATTTGATCGCGGTCAATCAGATTAACAATATTAGGCTCAGGGATGGGCAAGCCATTGGTGCCATAAGTATAATTCAACACCGCCAAACGAATCCCATTCTTCTCAATGATTAAGGGGTATTGTTTTTCTCTTTGTTTTTGATTTTTAAAAGTACCCGTGTGAATAATTTTAGCCTTATCCAACGCCTCTAAAGTACCCTCAATGCCTTTTTTACCCCGATCACAAGAATGGTTGTTGGCAGTTACTAAATAATCAACCCCAGCATTTTTTAACCCGCTCGCCAACTCACTCGGCGCACTAAACTGCGGGTACCCTTTATAGGGTTTCCCCCCAAAGGTCAGTTCTAAGTTGCCGATCACAACATCCGTTGCTTCAAAAATAGATTTTACGTATTTTAAACTATCATCATAAGAATAAGTTTGGGTTTTAGGATCATAGGCCGCTTGAATTTGGGGGTCATGTTGCATGATATCACCCACAAACAATAAAGAAAGTTGACTAATGGTTTGCTTCTTAGACTCTGCAACCGCACAAGCCGAAAGCAAGAACACCAAAAAACATAAGCCTAATTTTTGAAAAGATCGTTTTATTTTCATATAGTGTTTTAACTTTTAAATAGGCTGTCATCCCCGCGAAGGCGGGGATCCAGTTCTGTAAGTAGGGCTAAGCACTGGATCCCCGCTTTCGCGAGGATGACAGAAAACATACTATCAAAAAGTTAAAATACTATAGTTATTTATTTTTAACCGAAACAACTGAAATTTGTCTACCGCCTCAAAAAATTAATTTAATTCTTTGCAAAAAATTTGCTAGATTATTTTCTGGGAGGTTTGCATGAAAGTTCTCATCAACTTTTTTTTGATGGCGAGTTTTGCCCTGGGGTTTTCGGCCTGTGCTGGGCACCCTTGCAGGTCTATTTCTATGAGTAGTGACTGGAAACCCCTTAGCATGCCGCTCGGTGGTGCCGCCGTTTGCCAATCAAACAACGAAAAGTTACAAATGCATTACAAAGGCGCTGTGTC
The Deltaproteobacteria bacterium DNA segment above includes these coding regions:
- the ppcA gene encoding phosphoenolpyruvate carboxylase, yielding MNLNPQCFGLSLPWLLFSFHLFENPLLNGLMRKIPAVMATQHPDNSHPPHWGHAPFISTLHEIEECYHVFSDLECDEYMWDWEGKFVDEAVIDRLFNVYSEYFGKHQLGKEKFLTFRIPNLWNEKGMRVARAFMSIITAAHIAKEYKVHCPPLFEVILPMTTKAEQLLTILKKFNQSILYERSIFEKASIPKNHLEMIPLIEGSVTLMESHKILTQYVKGHQALYGFKPKYLRPFIARSDPALDAGFIPATLSARAAISEYYRFAEESKIHVFPILGVGGGHFRGGLSPYTIERFLELYGGIRTVTLQSAFIYDHPLTTVKAAIHRLKAALPRSRPTRFTNSELKTIFKLSEIFSDQYRPVVQSLATMINDIARYIPRHRERIAHTGHFGYSRKVGSQQVNLPRAITFAGVFYSLGIPPMFIGSGRGLKEIIKRGFEKDFQKFIPGLERDFVTAGFFLNRENLKFLGKKNMAWQAIEKDIAFIEEYLGVKLGPARSEHFIHRNLTSNIYHYWKQAKEKEIPEEILHAARVRRFIG
- a CDS encoding TIGR00730 family Rossman fold protein, with the translated sequence MKRICVFCGSNPGTNPAYLKAARQIGTLLAEEGIGLVYGGASIGMMGEVADAALEVGGEVIGIIPKVLAKKEIAHPNLSDLKVVESMHARKALMTELSDGFIALPGGLGTFEELFEILTWAQLGLHIKPCGLLNVAHYYDKLVEFLKHAVGEQFIKKKHHALLLIDKDPKLLLAKFESFQAPKLKKVSGLVG
- a CDS encoding CapA family protein is translated as MKIKRSFQKLGLCFLVFLLSACAVAESKKQTISQLSLLFVGDIMQHDPQIQAAYDPKTQTYSYDDSLKYVKSIFEATDVVIGNLELTFGGKPYKGYPQFSAPSELASGLKNAGVDYLVTANNHSCDRGKKGIEGTLEALDKAKIIHTGTFKNQKQREKQYPLIIEKNGIRLAVLNYTYGTNGLPIPEPNIVNLIDRDQIKKDLTLAKLKLPDKIIVFFHWGVEYQREPNQEQKDLAQFCLDEGADWVMGSHPHVLQKMEKFNHKGKEVLVVNSLGNFVSNQRDRYRDGAAMVKVVLEKVGGLAKIKQSGYYLTWVYDPYEEGRHRFYILPVAQYEKDKEFFGGELPFKFVQSIKDARELFLKQNKDIHEYIYNAEQIAWQLDK